Part of the Solwaraspora sp. WMMA2065 genome is shown below.
CCGCAGGTCTGCCGCTCGCGAGCATCGCCGCCGACCTGGATGTCCCGCAGGCCGAGGTCCAGCGCTGCTTCTCCGACCCGGCACAGCTACTGACATCAATGATCCTCGACGCATATCGGGACATGGGCGATCACGCCGAGCGGGGTGCCCAGGCGGCTGCCGACGAAGGCCTTCTTGGGCAGTGGTCGTCCACCTGCCGCGAGATTCGCAAGTGGGCCCAGGACAATCCTGAGCGGTACGCGCTGATCTGGGGACCGCCACAGCCCGACTACAGCGCCCCTGCGGAGACGATGGTCGTCGGCGCCCGAGCCGCAGCGGTTCTCGTGGGCCTGCTCAGGCAGGCCCACCAGGCCGGCACACTGAGCATCGCCGACGAACCGCCGATGAGCGACGGGATGGAACAGAACGTGTCCGCACTCGCGAATGGATTCCTCGCTGGAATTCCACACTCGACCATCTCTCGCACCCTAATTGCGTGGACCCAGTTGCTCGGTATGGTCAGCTTCAGTGTCTACGGACACGTGCAGGGGTTTGCGGCGGATCCGGACGCCTTCTTCGACCACGCAGCAGAGGCGATGGGACGCTTCGTGGGGCTGCCCGCAAATTCCTGACTCATCGATTCAATAGGGCTTAAACATATTGAATAGGGCCGGAGCAGCGGTGCGCAGGAGCACCAGGCTCCGCAGCGGCACGAGTCGTGGACAGGGAGATATCAATTCCTGTCCACGACTACGCGTGCGTCCTACACGTACCCCGCACGTCAATCAGTTAACTGCTCGAACAGTCGTAAGTAGTCCCAGTTCCCGTGGGTGACTTTGTGTAGTCGGACAGTTGGTGCGTGCTCCGGCAGCCGTGGTGGTGTTGATTTGCGGCCGTGACGGTCTCGGTTGGTGCTTCGGTGGAGGCGGATGCTGACGCGGGGTTGAGGTCTGCGCTGGCTCGGGTGGTGGAGGCCAACGAGCGGTGGGAGCGGTTGGCCGGGCAGTTGCGGGAGGAGAACGCGGCGCTGCGGGTGGAGAACGAGCGGTTGCGGGAACGTGATGTGCGGCGTGAGGCCGAGTTGGAGCGGGTGTCGGCGGAGTTGGCGGTGTTGCAGCGGTTGGTGTTCGGGCGTTCGTCGGAGCGGGTTCGGCCGCAGCCGACGGCGGGCGACGGTGACGGCCAGGGTGGGTATGGCGGTGAGCCTGGCGAGCGTGAGCGGGAGAGGGCACCGCGGCGGGGGCCGGGAGGGCGGGCCGGTCGCAGGGATTACTCGCATCTGCCGCGGGTGGAGGTGGTGTGGGACTTCGCCGGGGGCGGGTACTGCTGCCCGGACTGTTCGTCGCGGTTCGAGGCGTTCGACGATCACGCCTTCGAGCAGGTCGATTGGCGGGTGACGGTGCGGGTGGTGGTGCACCGTCGGCGCCGGTACCGGCGGCGGTGCCGGTGTGCCGGGGCGAGGACGGTGACCGCGCCGGGCCCGCCGAAAGCGGTCGGCAAGGGCCGGTTCAGTAACGGGTTCATCGCGATGCTGCTGGTCGAACGGTTCGTGGCCGGGCGCTCCCAGAACTCCCTGATCGCCGGGCTGGCACGCCAGGGCGCCGA
Proteins encoded:
- a CDS encoding TetR-like C-terminal domain-containing protein, with amino-acid sequence MGNDFMQHDYRRDDKLAVRVKNEAYARLARPGTAGLPLASIAADLDVPQAEVQRCFSDPAQLLTSMILDAYRDMGDHAERGAQAAADEGLLGQWSSTCREIRKWAQDNPERYALIWGPPQPDYSAPAETMVVGARAAAVLVGLLRQAHQAGTLSIADEPPMSDGMEQNVSALANGFLAGIPHSTISRTLIAWTQLLGMVSFSVYGHVQGFAADPDAFFDHAAEAMGRFVGLPANS